The Iamia majanohamensis genome window below encodes:
- a CDS encoding M13 family metallopeptidase, with amino-acid sequence MANGIDLAHRSEGVRPQDDLFRHVNGTWLEEAEIPDDRATDGAFHRLRDLSEQHLRDLLDRLAEESHEPGSEAQKVGDLYADFMDEERVEALDGEPIAADLEAVDAVTDTSGLCRLLGRLGRTGVPGPFEVAVFADARRSDRYALYLGQGGLGLPDEAYYRDDAFAEVREAYQAHVARMLALTGLPDAEAEDAARRVVALEARLAAAHWDQVADRDAEKTYNPHDRAALDALTPAVDWSAWLEGVGARPDLLDRVVVREPEALQGMSEALAEVPLEDWRAWLRWQVVHDAAPALSRRFAEESFAFYGRTLTGAPELRARWKRGVGAVEAALGEAMGKLYVAEHFPPDAKEQMLDLVDNLVEAYRRSISDLPWMTDETRARALDKLERFTPKVGYPDRWRDYSGLEITAGDLVGNLRRAAAFEIDRQLGRVGEEVDRDEWFMTPQTVNAYYNPLMNEIVFPAAILQPPFFSPDADPAVNYGAIGAVIGHEIGHGFDDQGSRYDGDGNLHDWWTDDDRSAFEERTAALIRQYDALEPAQAPGHHVNGAFTVGENIGDLGGLTIAHAAYRIALEGRTPPEEDGLDGPQRFFWAWAQAWRTKSRDAEVVRLLSIDPHSPPEFRCNAVVRNLDGFHEAFGVTPEDELWLSPDERVAIW; translated from the coding sequence ACCGCCTGGCCGAGGAGAGCCACGAGCCGGGCTCCGAGGCCCAGAAGGTGGGCGACCTCTACGCCGACTTCATGGACGAGGAGCGGGTCGAGGCCCTCGACGGGGAGCCCATCGCCGCCGACCTCGAGGCCGTCGACGCCGTCACCGACACCTCCGGGCTGTGCCGCCTCCTCGGCCGGCTGGGTCGCACCGGCGTGCCCGGGCCCTTCGAGGTGGCCGTGTTCGCCGACGCCCGGCGGTCCGACCGCTACGCCCTGTACCTCGGCCAGGGGGGCCTGGGCCTGCCCGACGAGGCGTACTACCGCGACGACGCCTTCGCCGAGGTACGCGAGGCGTACCAGGCCCACGTCGCCCGCATGCTCGCCCTCACCGGCCTCCCCGACGCCGAGGCCGAGGACGCGGCCCGGCGCGTCGTGGCCCTCGAGGCGCGCCTGGCCGCCGCCCACTGGGACCAGGTCGCCGACCGCGACGCGGAGAAGACCTACAACCCCCACGACCGCGCTGCGCTCGACGCCCTGACCCCGGCGGTCGACTGGTCGGCGTGGCTGGAGGGCGTCGGGGCCCGCCCCGACCTGCTCGACCGGGTCGTGGTGCGCGAGCCCGAGGCGCTCCAGGGGATGTCCGAGGCCCTCGCCGAGGTGCCCCTCGAGGACTGGAGGGCGTGGCTGCGCTGGCAGGTCGTCCACGACGCCGCCCCCGCGCTCAGCCGCCGCTTCGCCGAGGAGAGCTTCGCCTTCTACGGCCGCACCCTCACCGGCGCCCCCGAGCTGCGGGCCCGCTGGAAGCGCGGCGTGGGGGCGGTCGAGGCGGCCCTGGGCGAGGCCATGGGCAAGCTCTACGTGGCCGAGCACTTCCCGCCCGACGCCAAGGAGCAGATGCTCGACCTGGTCGACAACCTGGTCGAGGCCTACCGCCGCAGCATCTCGGACCTGCCCTGGATGACCGACGAGACCCGGGCCCGGGCCCTCGACAAGCTGGAGCGGTTCACCCCCAAGGTGGGCTACCCGGACCGGTGGCGCGACTACTCGGGCCTGGAGATCACCGCCGGCGACCTGGTGGGGAACCTGCGCCGGGCGGCCGCCTTCGAGATCGACCGGCAGCTGGGCCGGGTGGGGGAGGAGGTGGACCGCGACGAGTGGTTCATGACCCCCCAGACGGTCAACGCCTACTACAACCCGCTGATGAACGAGATCGTGTTCCCGGCCGCGATCCTCCAGCCGCCGTTCTTCTCCCCGGACGCCGACCCGGCGGTGAACTACGGGGCCATCGGCGCCGTGATCGGCCACGAGATCGGCCACGGCTTCGACGACCAGGGCTCCCGCTACGACGGCGACGGCAACCTCCACGACTGGTGGACCGACGACGACCGGTCCGCCTTCGAGGAGCGCACCGCCGCGCTCATCCGCCAGTACGACGCCCTCGAGCCGGCCCAGGCCCCGGGGCACCACGTCAACGGCGCCTTCACGGTGGGGGAGAACATCGGCGACCTGGGCGGGCTGACCATCGCCCACGCCGCCTACCGCATCGCCCTCGAGGGCCGGACGCCCCCGGAGGAGGACGGCTTGGACGGCCCGCAGCGGTTCTTCTGGGCCTGGGCCCAGGCGTGGCGGACCAAGTCCCGCGACGCCGAGGTGGTGCGGCTGCTGTCGATCGACCCGCACTCGCCGCCCGAGTTCCGCTGCAACGCCGTGGTCCGCAACCTCGACGGGTTCCACGAGGCCTTCGGCGTCACGCCCGAGGACGAGCTCTGGCTCTCCCCGGACGAGCGGGTCGCCATCTGGTGA
- a CDS encoding hemerythrin domain-containing protein gives MSTTTTTPADTPDLTGYRNIHAALRRAPHRLAASVRLTTPEDRRRSTALARYWKGYAGEVLTHHTVEDDVFLPALVGRCPEAAGLLARTDDEHHRLDALMTSVGEGMTRLLHGSDLRSFSLIDDLDALGDLMDAHLSFEDDEILPLFERHFSADEYAELDRAAIAAVGLGAQAAFTVPFAVAVVTDEERARMLAEAPLPLKVLYRATRGRHARLEARAFGSIPVPAQAGS, from the coding sequence ATGAGCACCACGACCACCACCCCCGCCGACACCCCGGACCTCACCGGCTACCGCAACATCCACGCGGCCCTCCGCCGGGCCCCGCACCGGCTGGCCGCGTCGGTGCGGCTCACGACCCCGGAGGACCGTCGCCGCAGCACCGCCCTGGCCCGCTACTGGAAGGGCTACGCTGGCGAGGTGCTGACCCACCACACCGTGGAGGACGACGTCTTCCTCCCCGCCCTCGTGGGCCGGTGCCCGGAGGCGGCCGGCCTCCTCGCCCGGACCGACGACGAGCACCACCGCCTCGACGCCCTCATGACCTCGGTGGGCGAGGGGATGACCCGGCTCCTGCACGGCAGCGACCTGCGCTCGTTCAGCCTCATCGACGACCTCGACGCCCTCGGGGACCTGATGGACGCCCACCTCTCCTTCGAGGACGACGAGATCCTCCCCCTCTTCGAGCGCCACTTCTCCGCCGACGAGTACGCCGAGCTGGACCGGGCGGCGATCGCTGCCGTCGGCCTCGGTGCCCAGGCCGCCTTCACGGTGCCGTTCGCCGTGGCCGTGGTGACCGACGAGGAGCGGGCCCGGATGCTGGCCGAGGCGCCCCTGCCGCTGAAGGTGCTCTACCGGGCCACCCGCGGCCGCCACGCCCGTCTCGAGGCACGGGCGTTCGGCAGCATCCCGGTGCCGGCGCAGGCCGGGTCCTGA